One stretch of Chryseobacterium fluminis DNA includes these proteins:
- a CDS encoding GAF domain-containing protein, giving the protein MSELKKRLSSILESPKHNTEEKLEKVCHLLDQEIAYFNWTGFYFKNGDKDELKLGPYVGAPTDHDIIPYGKGICGQVAVSNETFVVPDVHQESNYLSCSIDTKAEIVVPIFKDGKNIGQIDIDSHTVDPFTAEDRELLEWLCNEVSKIL; this is encoded by the coding sequence ATGTCAGAATTAAAGAAAAGACTTTCCTCTATTCTTGAAAGTCCAAAACATAATACAGAAGAGAAACTTGAAAAAGTTTGCCACCTGCTGGATCAGGAAATTGCCTATTTTAACTGGACCGGGTTTTATTTCAAGAACGGAGATAAAGATGAGCTGAAATTAGGCCCTTATGTAGGCGCACCGACGGATCATGACATCATTCCTTACGGAAAGGGAATCTGTGGCCAGGTTGCGGTTTCCAATGAAACATTCGTGGTTCCCGATGTGCATCAGGAAAGCAATTACTTAAGCTGCTCGATCGATACGAAGGCCGAAATCGTTGTTCCTATCTTCAAAGACGGTAAAAATATCGGTCAGATCGATATCGATTCGCATACCGTAGATCCTTTTACTGCCGAAGACAGAGAATTACTGGAATGGCTTTGTAACGAAGTTTCCAAAATTCTGTAA
- a CDS encoding ABC transporter substrate-binding protein yields MKVVSLVPSITEALFDLGLTENEVVGRTKFCIHPEDRVKNVAVIGGTKNINIDKIKALQPDLILANKEENIKEQVESLMQDFKVMVTNVENIEDNYYLLKNLGLLFKKEEKAQLFNLKIYDILNQIKINSTIKVAYLIWKNPYMTIGSDTFIHKILSEIGFENIFQNRTRYPEITTEDLADAEIIMLSSEPFPFQEKHVEELKEFYPDKKIMIVDGEAFSWYGTHIAKCENYFKELITDIDPAL; encoded by the coding sequence ATGAAAGTTGTTTCTTTAGTTCCCTCAATTACCGAGGCTTTATTTGATTTGGGTCTGACTGAGAATGAAGTGGTCGGAAGAACAAAATTCTGTATCCATCCTGAAGATCGGGTAAAGAATGTTGCTGTGATCGGCGGAACGAAAAATATTAATATTGATAAGATTAAGGCATTACAGCCGGATCTCATTTTAGCAAATAAAGAAGAAAACATCAAAGAGCAGGTGGAAAGCCTGATGCAGGATTTTAAAGTGATGGTCACAAACGTTGAAAATATCGAAGACAATTATTATCTGCTTAAAAATCTGGGTCTTCTTTTTAAGAAGGAAGAAAAAGCTCAACTGTTCAACTTAAAAATTTATGACATTCTGAATCAGATTAAAATAAATTCTACTATCAAAGTTGCTTACCTGATCTGGAAAAATCCTTATATGACGATCGGTTCTGATACTTTTATTCACAAAATCCTGTCTGAGATCGGTTTTGAAAATATCTTCCAAAACCGCACCCGGTATCCTGAGATCACTACGGAAGACCTTGCAGATGCTGAGATCATTATGCTTTCTTCAGAGCCCTTTCCTTTTCAAGAAAAGCATGTTGAGGAATTAAAAGAATTCTATCCGGATAAGAAGATCATGATCGTGGATGGGGAAGCATTTTCCTGGTACGGAACGCATATCGCAAAATGTGAAAATTATTTTAAGGAACTGATTACGGATATCGATCCTGCTCTATAA
- the mgtE gene encoding magnesium transporter: MNSRDELIFNPADIAETLSELPADERLLAFLKVPKEYKADVFSHLEADFQEETIRSIGSDEVSEILNAMTPDDRTSLFEDFPDELIKYSINHLNPQERRIALKLLGYDSDSIARLMTPYYIQIRKEWTVKRCLQQIKKVGKRVETMNHLYVVDERNRLIDDIALGSLLLAEEDTLISDMTDNHFVAITTTTTKEDAVTYFEKYDRTALPIITEAGVLVGIVTIDDILDQIEQQNTEDIQKFGGLEALDLPYTQTSLIEMVKKRGMWLIILFFSEMLTASAMGYFEDEIQKAVVLALFVPLIISSGGNSGSQAATLIIRAMALQEIGLKDWWYVMKKEIFTGLFLGGILGIIGFLRIMIWHEAGFFNYGVHWAFVGLSVAVSLVLIVLWGTLSGSMVPFILKKLKLDPATSSAPFVATLVDVTGLIIYFSVAGLFLTGKLL, from the coding sequence TTGAATTCCAGAGACGAACTTATATTTAACCCTGCCGATATTGCCGAAACTCTTAGTGAACTTCCCGCTGATGAGAGGTTGCTGGCATTTTTAAAAGTTCCCAAAGAATACAAAGCGGATGTATTTTCACATCTCGAAGCTGATTTCCAGGAAGAAACGATCCGGAGTATCGGCAGTGATGAGGTTTCCGAGATCCTGAATGCGATGACTCCCGACGACCGGACTTCCCTGTTTGAGGATTTTCCGGATGAGCTCATCAAGTACTCCATCAATCATCTGAATCCGCAGGAAAGGAGAATTGCCTTAAAGCTGCTGGGATATGATTCTGATTCCATTGCCCGTCTGATGACTCCTTACTACATCCAGATCCGTAAGGAATGGACCGTGAAAAGATGCCTTCAGCAGATTAAAAAAGTCGGGAAAAGAGTGGAAACCATGAACCACCTTTATGTGGTGGATGAAAGAAACCGCCTGATCGATGATATTGCATTGGGAAGTTTACTGCTTGCCGAAGAAGATACTTTAATTTCAGATATGACCGACAATCATTTTGTAGCGATTACGACAACGACGACAAAGGAAGATGCGGTAACTTATTTTGAAAAATATGACCGGACCGCACTGCCTATTATTACGGAAGCCGGCGTTCTGGTAGGTATTGTGACCATTGATGATATCCTGGATCAGATCGAACAGCAGAATACTGAAGATATCCAGAAGTTCGGGGGTCTCGAAGCCTTAGATCTTCCGTATACGCAGACTTCTCTCATCGAAATGGTGAAAAAGAGAGGAATGTGGCTGATCATCCTTTTCTTTTCAGAAATGCTGACGGCCTCTGCAATGGGTTATTTCGAAGATGAAATTCAAAAGGCGGTGGTACTGGCACTTTTTGTACCGCTGATCATTTCCAGCGGAGGAAACTCAGGCTCACAGGCTGCGACACTGATCATCCGGGCAATGGCACTGCAGGAAATCGGTCTTAAAGACTGGTGGTATGTCATGAAAAAAGAAATTTTCACAGGTTTATTTCTTGGCGGGATTCTGGGTATCATCGGATTTCTCCGAATTATGATCTGGCATGAAGCCGGATTTTTCAACTATGGGGTTCACTGGGCATTTGTTGGCTTAAGCGTTGCGGTATCCCTGGTACTGATTGTGCTATGGGGAACACTTTCCGGCTCCATGGTTCCGTTTATCTTAAAGAAACTGAAATTAGATCCTGCCACTTCGTCTGCCCCTTTTGTAGCTACCCTGGTGGATGTTACCGGATTAATTATATACTTTTCCGTAGCCGGACTTTTCTTAACCGGTAAACTTTTGTAA
- a CDS encoding exonuclease SbcCD subunit D, with amino-acid sequence MKFLHTADWHIGQLFHEYDRSYEHQQFLNWLVETLVAEKIEVLLISGDIFDSSNPSAASVRMFYRFLNEATTALQDLQIIITAGNHDSAARLEAPKPLLESSHVHIIGLVEKDAEGNIDYEKLLIKIHNASGAIKAWCLAVPFLRMGDYPAIADCANPYTEGVAALYQDAFDFAQKHNAENQPIIAMGHLHTQQAEITDLDKTERLIMGGVECISATAFHPDIKYVALGHIHKAQKIGGKEHIRYSGSPLPMSFSEIHYKHQVIVFDLNQEISDLKAIEIPVSVPLQRIPHQHQPLHEVISLLEQLPSADSSPEKLPYLQVRVLLDGPEPALRHKVESALAGKGVRLAKIDAQYPSSIKETPELITPEKLNELQPLDIFGKVYQSRYNSEVPNDLLQLFQQVVQEVTHKAE; translated from the coding sequence ATGAAATTCTTGCATACTGCAGACTGGCATATTGGTCAGCTGTTTCATGAATATGATCGTAGCTACGAACATCAGCAATTTCTGAATTGGCTGGTGGAAACGTTGGTCGCAGAAAAAATCGAGGTGCTGCTGATCAGTGGCGATATCTTCGATAGTTCCAATCCGTCGGCAGCCTCGGTGAGGATGTTCTACCGTTTTCTGAATGAGGCAACAACAGCACTTCAGGATCTGCAAATCATCATTACGGCAGGCAACCACGACTCGGCGGCACGTTTGGAGGCGCCCAAACCATTGCTTGAGTCTTCTCATGTTCATATTATCGGACTTGTAGAAAAAGATGCCGAGGGAAATATTGATTATGAAAAACTGCTGATTAAAATACATAATGCTTCGGGAGCCATCAAAGCCTGGTGTCTGGCCGTTCCTTTCCTGCGTATGGGCGACTATCCGGCCATTGCCGATTGCGCCAATCCTTATACTGAAGGCGTGGCAGCTTTATATCAGGACGCTTTTGATTTTGCTCAAAAACATAACGCGGAAAATCAACCTATCATTGCTATGGGGCATTTGCATACCCAGCAGGCAGAGATTACTGATCTTGACAAAACCGAAAGGCTGATCATGGGCGGTGTAGAATGCATTTCAGCCACAGCTTTTCATCCCGACATCAAATATGTGGCTTTGGGACATATTCATAAAGCGCAAAAAATTGGTGGAAAGGAGCATATTCGTTACTCCGGCAGCCCCTTGCCGATGTCTTTTTCCGAAATTCATTACAAACATCAGGTCATTGTTTTTGATCTTAATCAGGAAATCAGCGATCTGAAGGCGATTGAAATTCCGGTATCTGTGCCATTGCAAAGAATTCCACATCAGCATCAGCCTTTGCATGAAGTCATTTCCCTTTTGGAACAATTGCCATCAGCCGATTCCAGTCCGGAAAAGCTTCCTTATCTACAGGTGCGTGTCTTGCTGGATGGACCAGAGCCCGCTTTGCGCCATAAAGTAGAATCCGCATTGGCTGGCAAAGGCGTCAGACTTGCAAAAATAGATGCCCAATATCCGAGTTCAATTAAAGAAACACCGGAACTGATCACACCTGAAAAACTAAATGAACTGCAGCCGCTTGATATATTCGGCAAAGTCTACCAGTCCCGATACAATAGCGAAGTTCCCAATGATTTGTTGCAGCTCTTTCAACAGGTGGTGCAGGAAGTAACTCATAAAGCCGAATAA
- a CDS encoding pyruvate decarboxylase produces the protein MMKKLFTFITFAITLFMCFSAKAQKNTDDRIKKILYFNPEVEPDIEEIKEPTNHAFFSAVSDNLSERRNRMLRTETQISFDSIDTKTITDYCLNNDADFAVVPKVKYFKVGIGKYVFSNQVIVSMKLFDAAGNLLTEADYDTYRKNMRLMGSTVNSVKIGTNGAIKDVLKKLRKIKPSSEVGF, from the coding sequence ATGATGAAAAAATTATTTACTTTTATTACGTTCGCTATTACTTTATTCATGTGTTTTTCGGCAAAAGCACAGAAAAATACCGATGACAGAATAAAAAAGATCCTCTATTTCAATCCTGAGGTAGAACCTGATATTGAAGAAATTAAAGAACCTACCAACCATGCTTTCTTCAGCGCTGTTTCCGACAACCTGAGTGAGAGGAGAAACCGGATGCTCCGTACGGAAACACAGATTTCTTTTGACAGTATTGATACGAAAACGATCACCGATTATTGCCTCAATAACGATGCAGATTTTGCCGTTGTTCCGAAAGTAAAATATTTTAAAGTCGGTATCGGGAAATATGTTTTTTCCAATCAGGTGATCGTCAGTATGAAACTCTTTGATGCTGCCGGCAATCTTCTTACAGAAGCCGATTATGACACGTACCGTAAAAATATGCGTCTGATGGGCTCTACCGTAAATTCTGTAAAAATAGGAACCAACGGCGCCATTAAAGATGTTCTCAAAAAACTCCGAAAAATAAAACCGTCTTCAGAGGTCGGATTTTAG
- a CDS encoding ISAon1 family transposase, with amino-acid sequence MPNAVSPDAIKVIDRFHVQKLATEALQELRINYRWEAIEWENILLDEAKKNREPIEIETFENGDTRKQLLARSRYLLYKSREKWTPSQMQRAEILFTEYPDLKKAYGLSDGLRKIYNQNIPKSIAMTKLAHWFRDVETSGFKSFSVLRKTIMNHYSDILNFFDRRSTNASAESFNAKIKNFRLQLRGVKDKTFFLFRLAQLFA; translated from the coding sequence TTGCCAAACGCTGTTTCCCCTGATGCTATTAAGGTCATAGACCGGTTCCATGTTCAGAAGCTCGCCACTGAAGCCCTTCAGGAATTAAGGATCAACTACCGTTGGGAAGCTATAGAATGGGAAAATATACTGCTCGATGAAGCAAAGAAAAACAGGGAGCCTATTGAGATAGAAACGTTTGAAAACGGTGATACCCGCAAACAGCTTCTGGCAAGAAGCAGATATTTACTCTACAAAAGCAGGGAAAAGTGGACGCCTTCTCAAATGCAGAGAGCTGAAATTTTATTTACAGAATATCCTGATTTAAAGAAGGCATATGGGTTATCGGATGGATTAAGAAAGATTTACAATCAGAATATTCCCAAATCTATTGCTATGACAAAGTTAGCGCATTGGTTCAGAGATGTTGAAACATCAGGTTTTAAATCATTCTCAGTTTTAAGGAAAACAATAATGAATCATTACAGCGACATCTTAAACTTTTTCGACAGAAGAAGTACCAACGCTTCAGCAGAATCTTTTAATGCTAAAATTAAAAACTTCAGATTACAGCTTCGAGGAGTAAAAGACAAAACATTTTTCCTCTTCAGACTCGCTCAACTTTTTGCATAG
- a CDS encoding ISAon1 family transposase N-terminal region protein: MSSEKELLKLLLPEYLVEYFDITHFEEKEGLLHLYFEEKNTVPKELSSLHLQSKGFHEEITVNDFPLRGKPVKLHIRRRRWTDIKSGKILQRDWSLIAVGTRMTKDFAEFLKKISR; the protein is encoded by the coding sequence ATGTCATCTGAGAAAGAATTATTAAAATTACTGTTACCGGAATATCTGGTTGAATACTTTGATATAACCCATTTTGAAGAAAAGGAAGGACTGCTCCATCTTTATTTTGAAGAAAAAAATACTGTTCCCAAAGAACTTTCCTCTTTGCATCTACAATCCAAAGGTTTTCACGAAGAAATCACGGTTAATGACTTTCCTCTCCGTGGAAAACCTGTAAAACTTCACATCAGACGAAGAAGATGGACCGATATAAAATCTGGTAAGATCCTGCAGAGAGACTGGAGTCTCATCGCCGTTGGAACCCGCATGACAAAGGACTTTGCGGAGTTCTTAAAAAAAATCAGCCGATAA
- the rpsO gene encoding 30S ribosomal protein S15, protein MYLTTEKKQEIFTKHGKSAQDTGSAEGQIALFTFRINHLSQHLKANRHDFNTERSLVKLVGKRKSLLDYLKNKDIARYRAIIAELGLRK, encoded by the coding sequence ATGTACTTAACTACAGAAAAAAAGCAGGAAATTTTCACAAAACACGGAAAATCTGCACAGGACACAGGAAGTGCTGAAGGACAAATCGCTCTTTTCACTTTCAGAATCAATCACTTATCTCAGCACTTAAAGGCTAACCGTCACGATTTCAACACAGAAAGATCCCTTGTGAAATTGGTAGGTAAGAGAAAAAGTTTACTAGATTACCTTAAAAACAAAGATATCGCAAGATATAGAGCAATTATTGCTGAACTAGGTTTAAGAAAATAA
- a CDS encoding sugar MFS transporter — MTNNEVKSQSRNYTVPLITITLLFFMWGFITCMNDILIPYLKQLFKLSFFESMLVQFCFFGAYFIGSLIYFFISISKGDPINKVGYKKGILFGIFLAAFGCILFYPAATFSYYPLFLGALFILGLGFTVLQITANAYVSLLGSEDSASSRLNMTQAFNAFGTTIAPVLGGHLIFEFFSSADGSFSAVATRIPYLIFAGILLLVALLISRVKLPSFQTQEEEIVKGWGALNYSHLKFGVFAMFCYVGGEVAVGSFIISFLEETMKFNEAISKNYLSLYWGGAMIGRFLGAISLNHSISQGKKALFMLGAAAVVFLVIFSIVDLTFAQISFFLVFIVLNFIAFFIGKAAPARTLSIFAGINVILLISAMVNQGELAMYSILGIGIFNSIMFSNIYTLAISGLGKYTSQGSSLVVMAILGGAIVPIFQGYLADQFGVQHSFIIPVFCYLIILIFGAYCTKYLGHVQAAESKSGH, encoded by the coding sequence ATGACTAATAATGAAGTAAAATCGCAGAGCAGGAACTATACCGTTCCGCTTATCACCATTACGCTTTTATTCTTTATGTGGGGATTCATCACGTGTATGAATGACATTTTGATTCCTTACCTGAAACAGCTTTTCAAACTCAGTTTCTTTGAGTCGATGCTGGTTCAGTTCTGTTTCTTCGGCGCTTATTTTATCGGCTCGTTAATCTATTTTTTCATTTCCATTTCCAAAGGTGACCCGATCAATAAGGTAGGGTACAAAAAAGGAATCCTGTTTGGGATTTTTCTGGCCGCATTTGGATGTATCCTGTTTTATCCTGCAGCCACATTCTCTTACTATCCTCTCTTTTTGGGAGCTTTATTCATTCTGGGATTAGGATTTACTGTTTTACAGATTACAGCCAATGCTTATGTTTCATTGCTGGGCTCGGAAGATTCTGCATCCAGCCGACTGAATATGACGCAGGCTTTTAATGCTTTCGGAACGACGATCGCACCTGTATTGGGAGGCCATCTGATCTTTGAATTCTTTTCTTCTGCCGACGGCTCATTCAGTGCTGTAGCGACAAGAATTCCCTATTTAATCTTTGCAGGAATCTTGTTACTTGTTGCTTTATTAATTTCAAGAGTAAAACTTCCGTCTTTCCAGACCCAGGAAGAAGAGATCGTGAAAGGCTGGGGAGCATTGAACTACAGCCATCTTAAATTCGGGGTTTTTGCCATGTTCTGCTACGTAGGCGGCGAGGTTGCGGTAGGAAGTTTCATTATCAGTTTCCTTGAAGAAACGATGAAATTCAATGAGGCGATCAGTAAAAATTACCTTTCATTATATTGGGGAGGTGCGATGATCGGCCGTTTTCTCGGGGCTATTTCATTGAACCATTCGATCAGTCAGGGCAAAAAAGCTCTTTTTATGTTAGGCGCTGCCGCTGTGGTTTTCCTGGTGATCTTCAGCATCGTAGACCTGACTTTTGCCCAGATCAGTTTCTTCCTTGTATTTATCGTATTGAATTTCATAGCCTTTTTCATTGGTAAAGCGGCTCCGGCAAGAACACTTTCTATCTTCGCGGGAATCAACGTTATTTTACTGATCTCCGCCATGGTAAATCAGGGAGAACTGGCGATGTACAGTATTCTGGGAATCGGGATTTTCAATTCTATTATGTTTTCCAATATTTATACGCTGGCTATCTCGGGGCTTGGAAAATACACGAGTCAGGGATCTTCACTGGTGGTGATGGCCATTTTAGGAGGAGCGATCGTACCGATCTTCCAGGGATACCTGGCAGACCAGTTTGGTGTTCAGCATTCATTCATCATTCCCGTCTTTTGTTATCTGATCATTCTGATTTTCGGTGCGTACTGCACGAAATACCTGGGTCATGTACAGGCTGCAGAATCTAAATCGGGGCACTAA
- a CDS encoding transposase has translation MYGVQGKTFRRQYKKSLSGFKDWLQKPHAKDWILYPENCSSSLSLDEVALSQGELYTVLTSKKAKGRKGSIVAIIKGTQSEAVIEQLLKINRKLRKNVKEITLDMAGSMKLIAKRCFP, from the coding sequence ATGTATGGGGTACAGGGAAAGACATTCCGCAGGCAATACAAAAAATCATTAAGCGGGTTCAAAGACTGGCTCCAAAAGCCCCATGCGAAAGATTGGATTCTTTATCCGGAAAATTGCTCCTCTTCTCTGTCTCTGGATGAAGTGGCTCTTTCCCAGGGAGAATTATACACGGTTCTTACTTCCAAAAAAGCAAAAGGCAGGAAAGGCAGTATTGTTGCCATCATCAAAGGTACACAGAGTGAAGCGGTCATTGAGCAGCTTCTGAAAATAAACAGGAAGCTTCGCAAAAATGTAAAGGAAATTACCCTTGATATGGCAGGGTCTATGAAGCTTATTGCCAAACGCTGTTTCCCCTGA
- a CDS encoding bacteriocin-like protein: MKNLKKLTRDVQKEINGGIRPPRCEYHFECPGGSCCQGMCVYYNCPEV, translated from the coding sequence ATGAAAAATTTAAAAAAATTAACCAGAGACGTTCAAAAAGAAATCAATGGAGGCATAAGACCTCCGAGATGTGAATATCATTTTGAATGCCCGGGAGGCTCCTGCTGCCAGGGAATGTGTGTTTATTACAACTGTCCCGAAGTTTAA
- a CDS encoding MBL fold metallo-hydrolase produces the protein MKLKFLGTGTSQGVPVIGCTCEVCTSENPKDSRFRSSVMVTTEENRKILIDCGPDFRQQMLLNHETHVDIALLTHEHNDHVIGLDDMRPLIFKSGKNIPLYCYPRVGNEVKNRFPYAFADDKYPGAPAFDLHEIENKPFTVLDTEITPVEVIHFKISVFGYKFKNMAYITDAGFISDMEKEKLKDLDVLILNCIRKFDPHPAHFILPDVIRLFEELKPKQLFLTHISHHLGLHDIEDKLLPPGMHLAYDGLELSF, from the coding sequence ATGAAGTTGAAATTTTTAGGAACCGGAACTTCCCAGGGTGTACCCGTTATCGGCTGCACATGCGAAGTGTGTACTTCAGAAAATCCTAAGGACAGTCGATTCCGGTCTTCTGTGATGGTGACGACGGAGGAAAACAGAAAAATCCTGATCGACTGCGGTCCGGATTTCAGGCAGCAGATGCTTTTAAACCATGAGACCCATGTGGATATCGCCCTGCTTACCCATGAACATAATGACCATGTCATCGGTCTTGATGATATGCGTCCGCTGATTTTTAAAAGTGGAAAAAACATTCCCCTGTATTGTTATCCGAGAGTAGGAAACGAGGTCAAAAACCGATTTCCTTATGCATTTGCGGATGACAAATATCCCGGAGCGCCCGCCTTTGATCTGCACGAAATTGAAAATAAGCCTTTCACTGTTTTAGACACCGAAATCACTCCGGTCGAGGTGATTCATTTTAAGATTTCCGTTTTCGGATATAAATTTAAAAACATGGCCTACATTACCGATGCCGGTTTTATTTCCGATATGGAAAAAGAGAAATTAAAAGATCTCGATGTACTTATTTTAAACTGCATCCGGAAATTTGATCCGCATCCGGCTCATTTTATTCTTCCTGATGTGATCAGACTGTTTGAGGAACTGAAACCTAAACAATTATTTTTAACCCATATCAGTCACCACTTAGGTTTGCATGATATTGAAGATAAACTACTTCCACCCGGAATGCACCTTGCCTACGACGGTTTGGAGCTATCTTTTTAA
- a CDS encoding TonB-dependent receptor encodes MYQKLTPKQKALTINLDPTIYGTFAEIGAGQETVRHFFRAGGASGTIAKAMSAYDKDFSDAIYGKEVKNRYVTQNRLRKMLRYEVALIEERISRENNPNRKFFSYANTVTTINFDKTVRGHGWVGIRFQVKENEDYNEIVIHVKFKENDATLQQETLGNLGVNLIFGAFTYYDNPRRLIESLYDDVATDNLEIDMIDFSGPAFAYVDNRLMSLQLVKNGMTDAVIFNSEGSNMLPADSLYKKNIFAVRGSFRPVTKVNIDMLQNGIDMFMKDATCTHEETEILIEITISNLRADGDIDERDFLDRVDVLGKLGYTVIISNFSEYYRLIDYFASYTGGNIGVAMGVNNLLMVFEEKYYKNLSGGILEAFGKFFRNGMRVYLYPYKDPETHELLDSENLKVEENLKELYKYFKLNNRIVDIKNYNPEFLEIYSREILRKISCNLKGWESQVPEGVAEMIKERGMFGYKEELSFKQFS; translated from the coding sequence ATGTATCAGAAACTAACTCCTAAACAAAAAGCATTAACCATTAATCTAGATCCTACTATTTATGGTACTTTCGCAGAAATTGGAGCAGGGCAGGAGACTGTTCGACACTTTTTTAGAGCAGGGGGAGCTTCCGGTACAATTGCTAAGGCAATGTCGGCTTATGACAAAGATTTTAGTGATGCGATCTATGGAAAAGAGGTAAAAAACAGGTATGTTACCCAAAACAGACTTCGCAAAATGCTTCGTTATGAAGTAGCTCTGATCGAAGAAAGAATTTCCAGAGAAAACAATCCCAACAGAAAGTTTTTTTCCTACGCCAATACGGTAACGACCATTAATTTTGATAAAACCGTCAGAGGCCACGGCTGGGTTGGCATCCGTTTTCAGGTAAAGGAAAATGAAGATTATAACGAAATCGTCATCCACGTAAAATTCAAAGAAAATGATGCTACGCTGCAGCAGGAAACCCTCGGGAATCTTGGCGTGAACCTTATTTTCGGCGCATTTACCTACTATGATAATCCGAGAAGACTTATAGAATCTCTGTATGATGACGTGGCAACGGACAATCTTGAGATCGACATGATCGATTTCAGCGGACCGGCCTTTGCGTATGTGGATAATCGCTTGATGTCTTTACAGCTGGTAAAAAACGGAATGACTGATGCCGTAATTTTCAATTCGGAAGGAAGTAATATGCTTCCGGCTGACAGCCTTTATAAGAAAAATATTTTTGCCGTAAGAGGCAGTTTCAGACCGGTAACGAAGGTGAACATCGATATGCTTCAAAACGGCATCGATATGTTCATGAAAGATGCCACCTGTACGCATGAGGAAACCGAAATTCTGATAGAAATTACCATCTCCAACCTCCGGGCAGACGGAGACATTGATGAAAGAGATTTCCTGGACAGGGTAGACGTCCTCGGAAAGCTGGGATACACGGTGATTATTTCGAACTTTTCAGAATATTACCGACTGATTGATTATTTTGCCTCCTATACCGGAGGAAATATCGGAGTCGCAATGGGCGTTAACAACCTGTTGATGGTATTTGAAGAGAAATATTATAAAAACCTGTCGGGTGGAATTCTGGAAGCTTTCGGTAAATTTTTCAGAAACGGGATGAGGGTGTATCTGTATCCTTACAAAGATCCTGAAACCCACGAGCTGCTGGATTCCGAAAATCTGAAGGTGGAAGAAAATCTCAAGGAACTATACAAATATTTTAAACTGAACAACCGTATTGTAGACATTAAAAACTATAATCCGGAGTTCCTGGAAATTTATTCCCGGGAAATATTACGAAAAATTTCCTGTAACCTTAAAGGCTGGGAATCCCAGGTTCCGGAGGGCGTTGCAGAAATGATAAAAGAGCGCGGAATGTTCGGCTATAAAGAAGAACTTTCATTTAAACAATTCTCTTAA